From one Catellatospora sp. IY07-71 genomic stretch:
- a CDS encoding GNAT family N-acetyltransferase, with amino-acid sequence MTSDQAAQTSAVDVVAAGALIAEAFADLPTAQWLVADRDVRVRLLGEQFSWFAEHGLKHGVVHTIGDEAVAVWFDNTADAPWIDRYDERLDALVGDRHPRFAMLDATFAENHPHGPHFHLALLATRPDRQGTGLGGRLLERQLARLDEAGVAGYLEAAEPRSAALYARYGFEPLGEPFYLPEDGPPMFPMWREPR; translated from the coding sequence ATGACGAGCGACCAGGCGGCGCAGACGTCGGCTGTCGACGTCGTCGCCGCCGGGGCGCTGATCGCCGAGGCGTTCGCCGACCTGCCGACCGCGCAGTGGCTGGTGGCCGACCGTGACGTGCGGGTGCGCCTGCTGGGCGAGCAGTTCAGCTGGTTCGCCGAGCACGGGCTCAAGCACGGCGTGGTGCACACCATCGGCGACGAGGCGGTGGCGGTGTGGTTCGACAACACCGCCGACGCCCCGTGGATCGACCGGTACGACGAGCGGCTGGACGCGCTGGTGGGTGACCGCCACCCGCGGTTCGCCATGCTGGACGCGACGTTCGCCGAGAACCACCCGCACGGGCCGCACTTCCACCTCGCGCTGCTGGCCACCCGGCCGGATCGACAGGGCACGGGGCTGGGCGGGCGGCTGCTGGAGCGCCAGCTGGCCAGGCTGGACGAGGCGGGTGTCGCCGGATACCTGGAGGCGGCCGAGCCGCGTTCCGCGGCGCTGTACGCCCGGTACGGGTTCGAGCCGCTGGGTGAGCCGTTCTACCTGCCGGAGGACGGCCCGCCGATGTTCCCGATGTGGCGCGAGCCCCGCTGA
- a CDS encoding sterol desaturase family protein, whose product MTPDDRRAAEQAARRRLAADEAGTGARRTAVPLAQVFGRFWRHPSPWLILTVLAAAVAWRLAEGGWQRTDLWAPAVLVALFPLLEWVIHVFVLHWRPRHVGRLTLDTELARDHRRHHADPRDVPLVFIPWRSLLAVIAGYTAAALLAFPRLGQALTFIAAVAAVGLAYEWTHYLVHSDHRPRSRLYKAVWRNHRLHHYRNEHYWFTVTTSGTADRLLGTCPDPATVPVSPTAKNLHAA is encoded by the coding sequence GTGACCCCCGACGACCGCCGGGCCGCCGAGCAGGCCGCCCGCCGCCGCCTGGCCGCCGACGAGGCCGGCACCGGAGCACGCCGCACCGCCGTACCCCTGGCACAGGTCTTCGGCCGGTTCTGGCGGCACCCCAGCCCCTGGCTCATCCTCACCGTGCTGGCCGCCGCGGTGGCCTGGCGGCTGGCCGAGGGTGGCTGGCAGCGCACCGACCTGTGGGCGCCCGCCGTCCTGGTCGCGCTGTTCCCCCTGCTGGAATGGGTGATCCACGTGTTCGTCCTGCACTGGCGCCCGCGCCACGTCGGCAGGCTGACGCTGGACACCGAACTGGCCCGCGACCACCGCCGCCACCACGCCGACCCGCGCGACGTCCCGCTGGTGTTCATCCCGTGGCGCTCGCTGCTGGCCGTCATCGCCGGATACACGGCCGCCGCACTGCTCGCCTTCCCGCGGCTCGGCCAGGCGCTCACGTTCATCGCCGCCGTCGCCGCGGTGGGCCTGGCCTACGAGTGGACCCACTACCTCGTCCACAGCGACCACCGGCCCCGCAGCCGCCTCTACAAGGCCGTCTGGCGCAACCACCGGCTGCACCACTACCGCAACGAGCACTACTGGTTCACGGTGACCACCAGCGGCACCGCCGACCGCCTCCTGGGCACCTGCCCCGACCCGGCGACCGTGCCGGTCTCGCCCACCGCGAAGAACCTGCACGCGGCATGA
- a CDS encoding FadR/GntR family transcriptional regulator — MALERIQRRSLPGEVYDQLLRELVDGGYPTGQPLPSERRLAEALGVSRPAVREALQRMAHAGLVHVRQGGATTVTDFRRSGGLDLLPHLLLPGGGIDLSVARSILEARLAVGPKVAELAATRGGPAAADVLDLAVAELAADTDPVGRQRHALTFWEHVVEAADSIAFRLMFNSLRAAYEPALPALAAVMAAEVDRVGDYRALTAAIVAARPDDAHRLAHDLLGNATRELLRAIDTLDGDRP; from the coding sequence ATGGCCCTGGAACGCATACAGCGACGCTCCCTGCCCGGCGAGGTCTACGACCAGCTCCTGCGCGAACTCGTCGACGGCGGCTACCCCACCGGGCAGCCGCTGCCCAGCGAACGCCGCCTCGCCGAGGCGCTCGGCGTCAGCCGCCCCGCCGTACGCGAGGCGCTGCAGCGCATGGCCCACGCCGGCCTCGTCCACGTGCGCCAGGGCGGCGCCACCACCGTCACCGACTTCCGCCGCTCCGGCGGGCTCGACCTGCTCCCCCACCTGCTGCTGCCCGGTGGCGGCATCGACCTGTCCGTGGCCCGCAGCATCCTGGAGGCCCGCCTGGCCGTCGGCCCGAAGGTCGCCGAACTCGCCGCCACCCGGGGCGGACCCGCCGCCGCCGACGTGCTCGACCTGGCCGTCGCCGAGCTGGCCGCCGACACCGACCCGGTCGGGCGGCAGCGGCACGCGCTCACCTTCTGGGAGCACGTCGTCGAAGCCGCCGACTCGATCGCGTTCCGGCTGATGTTCAACAGCCTGCGCGCCGCGTACGAGCCCGCGCTGCCCGCCCTGGCCGCCGTGATGGCGGCCGAGGTCGACCGGGTCGGCGACTACCGCGCGCTCACCGCCGCCATCGTCGCCGCCCGCCCGGACGACGCCCACCGCCTGGCACACGACCTGCTCGGCAACGCCACCCGCGAACTGCTGCGCGCCATCGACACCCTGGACGGAGACCGGCCGTGA
- a CDS encoding helix-turn-helix transcriptional regulator produces MTELSIGREQAAAARDFANQLRWWRSMRGYSQGRLAQRMPHSEATIAKVESGERWPTEDLARRCDEVLQTGGALAVLWPAVRAEQQASDGRRRRRRDDDGGSVADARRLLSMVLADTNLSATHPFVREALAALDSADN; encoded by the coding sequence TTGACGGAGCTATCTATCGGCCGCGAGCAGGCGGCCGCGGCACGTGACTTCGCGAACCAGCTGCGCTGGTGGCGCAGTATGCGCGGATATTCGCAGGGCAGGCTGGCGCAGCGCATGCCGCACAGCGAGGCGACCATCGCCAAGGTGGAGTCCGGCGAGCGCTGGCCCACCGAGGACCTGGCCCGCCGCTGCGACGAGGTGCTGCAGACGGGCGGCGCGCTGGCCGTGCTGTGGCCCGCGGTGCGCGCCGAGCAGCAGGCCAGTGACGGCCGCCGGCGCCGGCGGCGCGACGACGACGGCGGCTCCGTGGCCGACGCGCGGCGGCTGCTGTCGATGGTGCTCGCCGACACGAATCTGTCGGCGACTCATCCATTCGTCCGGGAGGCTTTGGCTGCATTGGACAGTGCGGACAACTAG